One stretch of Leadbetterella byssophila DSM 17132 DNA includes these proteins:
- a CDS encoding M16 family metallopeptidase, which produces MKKALFTIFLSLGMMISYAQKAPEYVGSVEGIKEYKLDNGLKILLIQDPSQSNVVVNITYHVGSRHEGYGEKGMAHLLEHMLFKSTKNLGDIKKMLSDKGGRANGTTWYDRTNYYEIFPSSDENLKWSIEMEADRMINATILQEDLDKEFSVVRNEFEIGENNPDGVLMERVLSSAYLWHNYGNSTIGSKEDIERVKADRLRLFYEKYYQPDNATLIIGGKFDEKKALEYISTYFGSIPRPTRKLDKTYTVEPAQDGERFVELRRAGDVQILAAAYHTAAFADKDFAAIDALNEILTADPSGTLYKALVDGGKATSVYGWNPNLRDPGFLFLSVTVPKDKNLEEARSIFISELNKIPSLKFTQQDLDRAKTKIIKNFENLKNNTLGLSINLTEIIGAGDYRLLFLYRDAVENLTLDDIKRVATKYFLPSNRTVGTFIPEKEAVRVKPTEISDEKIVELTQNYKGKAEEEEIAEFETSISNIKKNLYTKNLPFGMKLGVLNKPVKGKKVIANFRFPAGNLESLQGKNEISTVLSQLLLAGTASKSKEQIKDQLDQLRASVSMYTSGQFLVVSVNTYENTFEATMQLVNELLTQSTFPEAEFKKAVQEIKTGIEASRNDPQSIAMGQIGRYTNKYPKGHPFYTSTPDEQIEALNKVTLAQVKELFKIWGSNYGFGSVVSAIPADKVEAIVNKTFGKWTTNVKYSKIYPEYFPTKAKVQEVITPDKENGVLVGQLNYQMDRKSSEYPAFVMADAMLGSGGFMGDRISQRLREKEGISYGAGSFNSVPYDHKVASWGSYAFFNPKFKDKVIAALTEEITKAQSSGFTQEELDANKTSWLSARKTNLGQDGYLSSTLINNLLYLGIPLEDYDELEGKVKALTLDEVNAVAKKYFSMDKLVFLIAGDFNKKD; this is translated from the coding sequence ATGAAAAAAGCTCTCTTTACTATCTTCCTATCTCTAGGAATGATGATTTCCTATGCGCAAAAAGCCCCTGAGTATGTAGGCAGCGTAGAAGGAATCAAGGAATACAAATTAGACAACGGATTAAAGATTTTGCTCATTCAAGATCCATCACAAAGTAATGTAGTAGTGAACATTACTTACCACGTGGGCTCGCGTCATGAAGGGTACGGAGAAAAAGGCATGGCACATTTACTTGAACACATGCTATTTAAGAGTACCAAAAACCTGGGTGATATCAAGAAAATGCTCTCCGATAAAGGCGGTAGAGCAAACGGCACCACCTGGTATGACCGAACCAATTATTATGAAATCTTCCCTTCTTCAGATGAAAACCTGAAATGGAGCATTGAAATGGAGGCAGATAGAATGATCAACGCCACCATTCTGCAAGAAGACCTAGACAAAGAATTCTCCGTAGTGCGAAACGAATTCGAAATAGGGGAAAATAATCCTGACGGTGTGCTTATGGAAAGAGTACTTTCCTCGGCTTATTTATGGCATAATTACGGGAATAGCACTATCGGCTCCAAGGAAGACATTGAAAGAGTCAAAGCAGATCGTCTGAGATTATTTTACGAAAAGTACTATCAACCAGATAATGCCACATTGATTATTGGAGGGAAATTTGACGAGAAGAAGGCACTAGAATACATTAGCACCTACTTTGGAAGCATTCCTCGTCCAACACGTAAACTAGATAAAACCTATACCGTTGAACCGGCACAGGATGGAGAAAGATTCGTAGAACTAAGAAGAGCCGGTGATGTACAGATCTTAGCGGCGGCGTATCATACCGCGGCATTTGCAGATAAAGATTTTGCGGCCATTGATGCCTTAAATGAAATACTTACAGCTGACCCTTCAGGAACCTTATATAAAGCACTAGTTGATGGAGGAAAAGCCACAAGCGTTTACGGTTGGAATCCAAATCTACGAGATCCTGGCTTTTTATTCCTTTCTGTAACGGTTCCAAAAGACAAGAATCTAGAAGAAGCAAGATCCATTTTCATTTCAGAATTGAATAAGATTCCGTCCTTAAAATTTACCCAACAAGATTTAGATCGAGCAAAAACGAAAATCATTAAAAACTTTGAAAACCTCAAAAACAATACCCTTGGTCTAAGCATTAACTTAACAGAAATAATAGGTGCAGGTGACTATCGTCTACTTTTTCTTTATAGGGATGCTGTGGAAAACCTTACTTTAGATGATATAAAAAGGGTAGCTACCAAATATTTCCTACCATCAAATAGAACCGTGGGAACATTTATACCCGAAAAAGAAGCAGTAAGAGTTAAACCTACAGAGATCTCTGACGAGAAAATTGTAGAGCTTACTCAGAATTATAAAGGCAAAGCAGAAGAAGAGGAAATCGCAGAATTTGAAACCAGCATTTCCAATATCAAGAAAAACCTCTATACCAAAAATCTACCTTTTGGCATGAAACTAGGGGTTTTGAATAAGCCTGTCAAAGGTAAAAAGGTGATAGCCAACTTCCGATTCCCCGCTGGAAATCTGGAATCCTTACAAGGAAAAAATGAAATTTCCACTGTATTGAGCCAACTTTTACTTGCAGGTACCGCTTCCAAATCCAAAGAGCAAATCAAGGATCAGTTAGACCAGTTAAGGGCCTCTGTAAGTATGTACACCTCGGGCCAATTTTTAGTAGTATCTGTTAATACCTATGAAAACACCTTTGAGGCTACTATGCAACTGGTCAATGAACTCCTAACCCAATCTACATTCCCTGAAGCGGAATTCAAAAAGGCAGTTCAAGAGATTAAAACAGGGATAGAAGCGAGTAGAAATGATCCTCAAAGCATAGCCATGGGGCAAATAGGTAGATATACCAACAAATACCCAAAAGGTCATCCCTTCTATACCTCTACACCTGACGAACAAATCGAGGCTTTGAATAAAGTTACTTTGGCACAAGTAAAAGAGCTATTTAAAATATGGGGTTCCAACTATGGTTTTGGCTCAGTGGTTAGCGCAATTCCAGCAGATAAGGTAGAGGCCATAGTGAATAAAACCTTCGGTAAATGGACCACAAATGTCAAATATTCTAAAATCTATCCAGAATATTTCCCCACTAAAGCCAAGGTACAAGAAGTCATCACTCCGGACAAAGAAAATGGTGTATTGGTTGGCCAGTTGAATTATCAAATGGACAGAAAATCATCTGAGTATCCCGCATTTGTAATGGCGGATGCAATGTTAGGAAGTGGAGGGTTTATGGGCGATAGAATTTCTCAACGCTTGCGTGAAAAGGAAGGAATCAGCTACGGGGCTGGATCCTTTAATTCAGTCCCTTATGATCATAAAGTTGCGTCCTGGGGTAGTTATGCTTTCTTTAACCCGAAATTCAAGGACAAAGTAATAGCAGCACTTACAGAAGAAATCACTAAAGCTCAGTCTTCAGGCTTTACGCAAGAAGAATTAGACGCGAATAAAACCAGCTGGCTTTCCGCCAGAAAAACAAATTTAGGCCAAGATGGCTATCTGTCTTCCACCCTAATTAATAATCTCCTGTACCTCGGTATTCCTTTAGAAGATTATGACGAATTAGAAGGAAAGGTCAAGGCTTTAACGCTAGACGAAGTTAACGCGGTAGCTAAGAAGTATTTTTCCATGGACAAATTAGTTTTTCTGATTGCCGGGGACTTCAATAAAAAAGATTAA
- a CDS encoding helix-turn-helix domain-containing protein: MKKLLFFLFAFSSLQAQVRLEVSIDTILLPDQPLYIASSANEWNPKDPQWKLRKIGSRTYTIDVENIDFEYKITQGNWNIVEGTADGKKIPNRLFSETPTIDGVKKIEVKGWEHRPEFEITITKIPDNTPPDAAIYISGNFNNWEVKDELFRMKKQYDGSYKINIFSRQNELQFKFHRGNWNSAEGWKSGKARPNRIVKSDGQNVQNVSVEIESWEDLASTFNFFSLIDLILLFAAFQGFLLMIVIPTMQDFNKEANRLLVILLGLASFFIFCKVVAYYRDVANWFPKLILLPNFALFTYAPLFFFYIQKLLFKKTFTRDQAWPHFLLPIMQFLVYTPYLFMEGKRFQHKIVNNEEDLKWVFASTFFIAIFSNLYYYFKSKKSIRKYSESYIHETAYHQNINYLSTVLVLFLICILAGIFIGLLFIYDLFFVDITSLLENSINLVWIAFSLIGFVLGYYAIHQPEIFKIIETEQEKPEVSKAKPAISENDLSTFKQKMEEVMLKEKPFLNPNLTLNDLATLIKTPSHNVSKVIREGYQKNFFDFINWYRIEEFKNYVNLPKYQNYTLLGIAFEVGFNSKTAFNRAFKKMTGQTPSEYYQSRK, translated from the coding sequence TTGAAAAAACTTCTATTTTTCCTATTCGCCTTTTCATCTTTACAGGCCCAAGTACGGCTGGAAGTATCTATAGATACCATACTCCTGCCGGATCAACCCCTTTATATTGCCAGTTCTGCAAACGAATGGAATCCCAAAGACCCTCAATGGAAACTCAGAAAGATAGGCAGCAGGACGTATACTATTGATGTAGAGAACATAGACTTTGAATATAAAATCACTCAAGGCAACTGGAACATCGTAGAAGGCACAGCTGATGGAAAGAAAATTCCAAACCGCCTTTTTTCAGAAACTCCCACTATAGATGGGGTGAAGAAGATAGAGGTCAAAGGATGGGAACACCGACCTGAATTTGAAATCACCATCACCAAAATACCTGATAATACTCCCCCGGATGCAGCCATATACATCTCAGGTAATTTCAATAACTGGGAAGTGAAAGATGAACTTTTTAGGATGAAGAAACAGTATGACGGTAGTTATAAGATCAACATCTTCTCCCGTCAAAATGAGTTGCAATTTAAGTTTCATCGTGGCAACTGGAATTCTGCAGAGGGCTGGAAAAGTGGGAAAGCCCGCCCAAATAGAATTGTTAAATCAGACGGACAAAACGTTCAGAATGTTTCTGTGGAGATTGAAAGTTGGGAAGATTTAGCTTCTACCTTTAATTTCTTTTCTCTCATTGACCTGATTCTACTTTTTGCCGCTTTCCAGGGATTCCTACTGATGATAGTCATCCCTACTATGCAGGACTTTAATAAAGAAGCTAATCGCCTCCTCGTAATCCTACTGGGACTAGCGTCTTTCTTCATCTTCTGTAAAGTAGTAGCCTATTATAGAGATGTGGCTAACTGGTTCCCGAAATTGATCCTCTTACCTAACTTCGCCTTATTCACCTACGCACCTTTATTTTTCTTCTATATCCAAAAACTGTTATTTAAGAAGACCTTTACCAGAGATCAAGCATGGCCTCACTTCTTGCTCCCCATTATGCAATTTTTGGTCTATACGCCCTATCTTTTTATGGAAGGAAAACGCTTCCAACATAAGATAGTGAACAATGAGGAAGACCTGAAATGGGTGTTTGCTAGTACTTTCTTCATAGCCATTTTCAGCAATCTCTACTATTATTTCAAAAGTAAAAAAAGCATTAGGAAGTATTCCGAATCCTATATACATGAAACGGCTTACCATCAAAATATCAACTATCTATCTACGGTACTTGTACTGTTTTTGATATGCATTCTGGCAGGCATCTTCATTGGATTATTGTTCATTTATGACCTATTCTTTGTCGATATCACTTCCCTATTGGAGAATAGCATCAATCTGGTGTGGATAGCCTTCTCTTTGATAGGTTTTGTACTGGGATACTATGCCATACACCAACCGGAAATCTTCAAGATCATTGAAACTGAACAAGAAAAACCGGAAGTTTCCAAAGCAAAACCCGCCATTTCCGAAAATGACCTGAGCACGTTTAAACAAAAAATGGAAGAAGTGATGTTGAAGGAAAAGCCTTTCTTGAATCCAAATCTCACCCTAAATGACCTGGCTACATTGATCAAAACTCCATCCCATAATGTCTCAAAGGTGATCAGAGAAGGGTACCAAAAGAACTTCTTTGACTTTATCAACTGGTACAGAATTGAGGAGTTTAAGAACTATGTAAACCTACCTAAGTACCAAAACTATACACTTCTTGGAATTGCCTTCGAGGTGGGATTTAATTCTAAGACTGCCTTTAACCGAGCTTTCAAAAAAATGACCGGACAAACCCCAAGTGAATACTATCAATCCCGAAAATAG
- the kduI gene encoding 5-dehydro-4-deoxy-D-glucuronate isomerase — protein MEIRYESSPREVERMNTSELRENFLVEQVFVEDKIQVVYSHYERLIVGGAKPVNNSLTLGTYDALKSEYFLERRELGAINVGGKGYILADGQRFDLDKLSCLYIGKGVKEVVFHSEDAGNPALFYILSAPAHASYPTTLYTKEQAFPMTIGAPETSNHRTVYKYIHADGIDSCQLVMGLTILHNGSIWNTMPPHVHDRRAEIYLYFDVDPAHGVMHFMGKPDETRHMWVRNHQAIISPPWSIHSGAGSASYSFIWGMGGENKDYTDMDFVDLNLLR, from the coding sequence ATGGAAATAAGATATGAAAGTAGTCCACGGGAAGTGGAGAGAATGAATACCTCTGAACTAAGGGAGAACTTCCTGGTGGAACAGGTATTTGTGGAAGACAAAATTCAGGTAGTGTATTCTCACTATGAACGTTTGATTGTGGGAGGGGCAAAACCTGTAAACAACAGCCTTACATTAGGAACTTATGATGCGCTGAAAAGTGAGTACTTTTTGGAACGCAGAGAGCTGGGTGCCATTAATGTTGGAGGCAAAGGTTATATCCTAGCAGATGGGCAAAGATTTGATTTGGATAAATTGTCCTGCTTATACATTGGAAAAGGAGTGAAGGAGGTAGTATTTCATTCAGAAGATGCAGGAAATCCGGCTCTGTTTTATATCCTTTCTGCTCCTGCACACGCGAGTTACCCCACCACTCTGTATACTAAGGAGCAGGCGTTTCCTATGACCATTGGAGCACCTGAGACTTCAAATCACAGAACGGTATATAAGTACATTCATGCAGACGGAATAGATTCCTGTCAATTAGTGATGGGCTTGACTATTTTGCACAATGGTAGCATCTGGAACACTATGCCTCCTCACGTACATGACAGAAGAGCAGAAATCTATCTTTATTTTGATGTGGATCCTGCGCACGGGGTGATGCATTTTATGGGTAAACCGGATGAAACTCGTCACATGTGGGTGAGAAACCATCAGGCCATAATCTCTCCGCCTTGGTCCATCCACTCTGGAGCAGGTTCTGCCAGTTATTCCTTCATTTGGGGAATGGGTGGAGAAAATAAAGACTACACGGATATGGACTTTGTAGATCTTAATCTACTACGTTAA
- a CDS encoding glycosyl hydrolase family 28 protein, with product MKNFLLLCSLWVLMSLQVPRQRIFLIGDSTMANKKPIDAPETGWGQVFPELFTDAVEIQNHAVNGRSTKSFRSLGHWKAVHDQLQKGDFVFIQFGHNDQKQDDTLRYAEANTDYRRNLERYIQEIQAKGATPVLMTPVMRRKFDENGKFVDQHGAYPEVVKEVAAKHKLALIDLHAKSQAIIEAHGVESSKKIFMHFTGGFFPKFPQGITDNTHFSPYGARLMAKAVAEALVETSHPLRNFLKKSVFADKYEFELPLVYEPYFRKDTFNIVRYGAKADGFTVNTTAIAQAIDLAHEAGGGTVLIPAGVWVTGPLKLKSNVNLHLQKGALLQFSNNRDDYPIVETTWEGQKALRCHAPIWAVGQVNIAITGQGIMDGSGEVWKQVKKNKLTSTQWRKLVESGGVVGKKGDAWYPSEQSRYGNEDVRDWANLWVEGKTLEDYMTVKDFLRPNMISITECENVLIEGVTFQNSPAWTLHPLLSKHITLRNVNVRNPWFGQNNDALDLESCSYAIVDGCTFDTGDDAITLKSGRDEQGRKRGVPTENVIIKNTTVFHGHGGFVIGSEMSGGVKNVFVDNCSFLGTDIGLRFKTKRDRGGVVENIYISNIAMNNIPGEAILFDMYYEAKDPVPLDGDSHALPVIAPQPVNEGTPQFKNFYIKNVVSHGAVSAIVLRGLPEMPIRGIKIEDSHFKSDKGILIIEAEDIQLKNVGVQTKEDGALIQVQNSKNVLFDQMKHANRPGTFLEIHGERSQKIRLLNTSYPKDGIKFLSKSKSSAFR from the coding sequence ATGAAAAACTTCTTGCTACTGTGCAGCCTGTGGGTATTGATGTCCCTACAGGTGCCTCGTCAACGAATATTCTTGATTGGTGATTCCACCATGGCGAACAAAAAGCCTATAGATGCGCCTGAGACCGGTTGGGGTCAGGTATTTCCTGAGCTCTTCACGGATGCCGTAGAGATACAGAACCATGCAGTTAATGGGAGGAGCACCAAAAGTTTCCGCAGCTTGGGACATTGGAAAGCCGTACATGACCAGTTGCAAAAGGGAGATTTTGTCTTTATACAGTTTGGTCACAATGATCAAAAACAAGACGATACCCTCAGGTACGCTGAGGCAAACACAGATTATCGTAGGAATCTGGAAAGGTATATTCAGGAGATTCAGGCAAAAGGAGCTACTCCTGTTCTAATGACCCCTGTCATGCGCCGGAAATTTGATGAAAACGGTAAGTTTGTGGATCAGCATGGAGCCTATCCTGAAGTTGTAAAGGAAGTGGCTGCGAAGCATAAATTGGCACTAATTGATTTACATGCCAAAAGCCAAGCCATCATCGAGGCGCATGGAGTGGAATCTTCGAAGAAAATCTTCATGCATTTTACTGGTGGCTTCTTTCCAAAGTTTCCACAGGGTATCACTGACAATACCCATTTTTCCCCCTATGGTGCTCGATTGATGGCAAAGGCTGTGGCGGAGGCTTTGGTTGAGACCTCTCATCCCCTAAGAAACTTTTTGAAGAAGTCAGTCTTTGCTGATAAATATGAGTTTGAACTGCCTCTAGTTTACGAGCCTTATTTCCGGAAAGATACTTTCAATATTGTACGATATGGAGCTAAGGCAGATGGATTTACGGTGAACACTACAGCCATAGCTCAGGCCATAGATTTGGCACATGAGGCAGGAGGAGGAACGGTACTGATTCCTGCAGGAGTGTGGGTTACTGGACCTTTGAAGTTGAAAAGTAATGTTAACCTGCATCTGCAAAAGGGAGCATTGCTACAATTTAGTAATAATAGAGACGATTATCCTATAGTAGAGACTACCTGGGAAGGTCAAAAGGCTCTTCGCTGCCATGCACCCATTTGGGCGGTAGGCCAAGTGAATATCGCAATCACTGGACAGGGAATCATGGACGGGTCTGGTGAAGTATGGAAGCAGGTGAAGAAGAATAAATTGACCAGTACCCAATGGAGGAAATTAGTAGAGTCCGGTGGAGTAGTGGGTAAGAAAGGAGATGCCTGGTACCCTAGTGAACAGTCCAGATATGGAAACGAAGATGTGAGAGATTGGGCGAATCTTTGGGTAGAAGGAAAAACCCTAGAAGATTATATGACGGTAAAAGATTTCTTGCGACCCAATATGATCAGTATAACAGAATGCGAGAATGTACTGATTGAAGGGGTTACTTTTCAAAACTCTCCTGCCTGGACCTTGCATCCGCTTTTGAGCAAGCACATTACCCTTAGAAACGTGAATGTTAGAAATCCTTGGTTTGGTCAGAATAATGATGCCTTAGATCTAGAATCTTGTTCTTATGCCATAGTGGATGGATGTACCTTTGATACGGGAGATGATGCCATCACCTTAAAATCTGGCAGAGACGAACAGGGTAGAAAAAGAGGCGTTCCCACGGAGAATGTCATTATCAAGAATACTACCGTCTTCCACGGACATGGCGGATTTGTGATAGGATCAGAGATGTCTGGAGGAGTTAAGAATGTGTTTGTGGATAATTGTAGCTTCTTAGGGACAGATATAGGGTTGAGGTTTAAGACCAAAAGAGATAGAGGTGGTGTGGTAGAGAATATCTATATCAGCAATATAGCTATGAACAATATCCCTGGGGAGGCTATCTTATTTGATATGTACTACGAGGCAAAGGATCCCGTTCCATTAGATGGGGATAGCCATGCTCTACCGGTTATCGCACCTCAACCGGTGAATGAAGGTACCCCACAGTTCAAAAACTTCTATATCAAAAATGTAGTAAGTCATGGGGCAGTTTCCGCTATTGTACTGAGAGGTTTGCCTGAAATGCCCATTAGGGGAATCAAAATTGAAGATTCTCATTTTAAATCAGACAAAGGTATTCTGATCATAGAAGCAGAGGATATCCAATTAAAGAATGTGGGAGTGCAGACGAAAGAGGATGGGGCTTTGATTCAAGTACAAAACAGCAAGAATGTACTTTTTGATCAGATGAAACATGCAAATCGCCCCGGTACATTTTTAGAAATTCATGGGGAAAGGAGTCAGAAGATTCGTTTGCTCAATACTTCTTATCCAAAGGACGGAATTAAGTTTTTAAGCAAATCGAAGTCCTCGGCTTTTCGTTAA
- a CDS encoding tryptophanase → MATIIEPFRIKSVEPLHFTTPSERKEILQKAKNNLFLVESDHVLIDLLTDSGTSAMSARQWAGMMVGDESYAGSPSFYRFRNTVQKITGFTHIIPTHQGRAAEKILFTLYGGKGKHFVSNTFFDTTRGNIEYSGAEAWDFLTEEGKQPHLKADFKGNLDIPALEKFIAEKGAENIPMCVMTITNNSGGGQPVSLQNMKETAALCKKHGILFFIDACRFAENAYFIKLREKGQENRSVAEIAREIFSLADGCTMSAKKDALVNIGGFLAMNDDEIAREAKNLLIITEGFPTYGGLAGRDLEAMAQGLEEVLDEEYLKYRLRSIEYMGEKLEKVGVPMIQPTGGHALYLDAKAFLPHIPPHEFPGVALANALYLEGGIRGVEIGSLMFGKYNEQGQPIAPPMELVRLAIPRRVYTQSHIDYVCEIILEVFAKRNTYKGYKIGYEAPLLRHFTAELEAL, encoded by the coding sequence ATGGCAACGATCATAGAGCCCTTCCGCATTAAGTCGGTAGAGCCACTGCATTTTACTACCCCTTCAGAAAGAAAAGAAATTCTTCAAAAAGCGAAGAATAACCTGTTTTTAGTTGAGTCTGATCATGTACTCATCGATCTCCTAACGGATAGCGGCACCTCTGCTATGAGTGCCCGCCAATGGGCCGGAATGATGGTAGGTGATGAATCTTATGCCGGTTCTCCCAGCTTTTATCGCTTTAGAAATACGGTCCAAAAGATCACAGGCTTCACCCATATCATTCCTACTCACCAAGGTAGAGCCGCTGAAAAGATTCTCTTTACGCTGTATGGAGGTAAAGGTAAACACTTCGTATCAAACACCTTCTTTGATACTACCAGAGGAAATATTGAATACTCAGGAGCGGAAGCATGGGACTTCTTAACAGAAGAGGGTAAACAACCTCACCTCAAAGCAGATTTTAAAGGTAACCTGGACATTCCGGCATTAGAAAAGTTCATAGCTGAAAAAGGCGCAGAAAACATCCCCATGTGCGTCATGACCATTACTAATAACTCAGGAGGTGGTCAGCCCGTGTCCTTACAAAACATGAAGGAAACTGCAGCTTTGTGTAAAAAGCATGGCATACTGTTCTTCATTGACGCATGCAGATTTGCTGAAAATGCCTATTTCATCAAATTAAGGGAGAAAGGACAAGAAAACCGTAGCGTAGCGGAAATAGCCCGTGAGATCTTCTCTTTAGCAGATGGATGCACCATGAGCGCTAAGAAAGATGCTCTGGTAAACATAGGAGGATTCTTAGCTATGAACGATGACGAAATAGCCAGAGAAGCAAAAAACCTACTCATCATTACCGAAGGATTTCCCACTTACGGAGGCTTAGCCGGAAGAGATTTAGAAGCTATGGCTCAAGGTTTAGAAGAGGTTCTGGATGAAGAATACCTGAAATACCGTCTGAGAAGTATAGAATACATGGGAGAGAAACTAGAAAAAGTGGGTGTTCCTATGATCCAACCTACGGGTGGCCACGCCTTGTATCTGGATGCCAAAGCCTTCCTACCGCATATTCCTCCACATGAGTTTCCTGGAGTAGCTCTAGCTAACGCCTTGTACCTGGAGGGAGGAATTCGAGGTGTAGAGATAGGTAGTTTGATGTTCGGAAAATACAATGAACAGGGCCAACCTATTGCCCCTCCTATGGAATTGGTGAGATTAGCTATCCCGCGCAGAGTTTATACCCAAAGCCATATAGACTACGTTTGTGAGATCATTTTGGAGGTATTTGCTAAGAGAAATACCTATAAAGGATATAAAATCGGCTACGAAGCCCCCTTGCTTCGTCACTTCACCGCTGAATTGGAAGCATTGTAA
- a CDS encoding SDR family NAD(P)-dependent oxidoreductase: MEIFDLSGKLALVTGCNRGIGKAMAEGLAAAGADVIGVSGNMPESGSEVQQAIEALGRKFYPYRADFNDRAALYAFIEKVKADHPVIDILINNAGTILRAPAVEHSDEYWDKVININLNAQFILTREIGKGMVERGSGKIVFTASLLTFQGGINVPGYAASKGAIGSLIKGFANEWATRGVNVNGIAPGYIATDNTEALRNDPVRSKSILDRIPAGRWGEPADFVGPAVFLCSKASDYVQGTILTVDGGWMGR; encoded by the coding sequence ATGGAGATTTTTGATCTAAGTGGTAAGTTAGCTTTAGTGACCGGATGTAATAGAGGTATTGGCAAAGCTATGGCGGAAGGATTGGCTGCTGCAGGGGCAGATGTGATAGGTGTCTCTGGCAATATGCCTGAAAGTGGTTCAGAAGTTCAGCAAGCCATAGAGGCATTAGGCAGGAAGTTTTATCCATATCGTGCTGATTTCAATGACAGGGCCGCTTTGTATGCTTTTATAGAGAAAGTGAAAGCAGACCATCCGGTCATTGATATATTGATCAATAATGCCGGCACCATACTGAGAGCCCCTGCGGTGGAGCATTCCGATGAATATTGGGATAAAGTCATTAATATCAACCTAAACGCTCAGTTTATCTTAACGCGTGAGATAGGCAAAGGAATGGTAGAAAGAGGAAGTGGAAAGATTGTATTTACGGCCTCATTACTTACCTTCCAAGGAGGGATCAATGTACCTGGCTATGCAGCGAGTAAAGGAGCCATAGGTTCTTTGATCAAGGGTTTTGCTAATGAGTGGGCCACTAGGGGCGTGAATGTAAACGGTATAGCACCGGGATACATAGCAACAGACAATACAGAAGCTTTGAGAAATGATCCGGTTAGAAGCAAGTCTATTTTGGATCGTATTCCTGCGGGGAGATGGGGAGAGCCGGCTGACTTTGTAGGCCCTGCTGTGTTCTTGTGTTCAAAAGCTTCAGATTATGTACAAGGCACCATTTTAACCGTAGATGGTGGCTGGATGGGAAGATAA
- a CDS encoding LacI family DNA-binding transcriptional regulator has translation MGSITIKDIAKALNISISTVSRALRDSYDINAQTKQMVVEYAEKMNYRPNPIALSLKENKSRSLGVIVPEIANTFFSQAINGIEEVAYERGYHVVIFQSHESQEREISNIQHLFARKVDGLLISLSGSNKDISHLDEYRKNNFPIVYFDRVPETPDAHKVVVDNFEGAFKATEYLIQKGKKDIALIISPPTLSITQERTAGYKSALEKYNIPVREELIRHCSFQKDEAEQAIKALLEEQEPDAFFMGSDRLALNCYEAFKKWSNRRDIPLVGFTNLGIAHLLEPHLNTIVQPALDIGRKSAEILLDVIENKRRGKGFEKVTLGTELNFRS, from the coding sequence GTGGGATCTATTACCATAAAAGATATTGCTAAGGCCTTGAATATTTCCATCTCTACCGTGTCACGGGCATTGAGAGATAGTTATGATATCAATGCCCAAACCAAACAGATGGTGGTAGAATATGCGGAGAAAATGAATTATCGTCCGAACCCCATAGCCCTTAGTCTAAAGGAGAATAAGAGCAGATCTTTGGGGGTGATCGTACCGGAAATAGCTAATACCTTCTTCTCCCAAGCCATTAACGGCATTGAAGAAGTAGCCTATGAAAGAGGATACCATGTGGTCATCTTCCAAAGCCACGAATCACAAGAAAGAGAGATTTCTAATATTCAACACCTTTTCGCCAGAAAAGTAGACGGATTACTTATTTCCCTTTCAGGTTCGAATAAAGATATTTCCCACCTGGACGAATACAGAAAGAATAATTTCCCTATTGTGTATTTCGACCGCGTACCTGAGACTCCTGATGCGCATAAGGTAGTGGTAGATAACTTTGAAGGCGCATTCAAAGCCACAGAATACCTGATTCAAAAAGGTAAAAAGGACATTGCTCTCATTATCAGTCCACCTACCCTTTCCATAACACAAGAAAGAACAGCGGGTTATAAGAGCGCTTTAGAGAAATACAATATACCGGTGAGGGAAGAGTTGATCAGGCATTGTTCTTTCCAAAAGGATGAAGCCGAACAGGCCATCAAAGCCCTTCTAGAAGAGCAAGAACCGGATGCTTTTTTTATGGGAAGTGACAGACTAGCACTCAATTGTTATGAAGCCTTCAAAAAGTGGAGCAACAGAAGAGATATCCCTCTGGTAGGATTCACGAATTTAGGCATTGCCCACCTTTTGGAACCTCATTTGAACACCATAGTCCAACCTGCCCTTGACATAGGGAGAAAATCTGCAGAGATCCTTTTGGATGTCATTGAAAATAAAAGACGAGGCAAAGGCTTCGAAAAAGTAACCTTAGGAACAGAATTAAACTTCAGATCATGA